TTTTCGTAAATGCTCTGTTGTGTAAATCGCCATTACTCCTGTCACAGTGGATGTAATCCAGAAGAGAACGTTGATTTCACTAAATAAGCTTTTTATATCAAGTAGCAAGTAGACGATTAAGATACTGAAGACGAGATTGGAATAAAGGAGCATCCAGAGAGCTTTGATGAAAATCCCAACCTTCCATTCTCTAAAGATAAGGTAACCGATATAAAGAGAAGTTAGCAAACCAAGTGAAACAAAGGAAGAAAGATTTATTCCAATGATAAAGCGCGTTATTTGGATCACAATAAGAGCAATAACTCCAGGAACTGGACCTCCATATAAGGTGACTAGTAAAAGAGGGATATGTCTTAGATCGACAATGGTCGTTGCATCAACTTGAATGCTATAAATCATTAGGAAAACCCCGATTATTCCAGCATACAAACCACTAAGGAATTTTCTTTTCAAAGAAGATGTCGGCGCTAGATTTTCTTCTCTAAAAAATTGATAATAAATAAAAAGTAGAGCTAGTATAATCATCATGTTTACAAAAAAGTCATGTATTAACTGCATTCGACTACACCTCGAATTTCTGGTGATTTCTTTCGCCTTTATTTTACCATTTTCAATAAATAACGGGTTCGTTTTTATCTACTCGTTCATTTTCTATTCACACTAGGCCATTACACTATCAATATAGAAAAGGAGCTAATGATCATGATTACGATATTACTGGCAGACGACGATCCCAACATTCTTAATTTAATGGCTCTATACATAGAAAAAGAAGGATTTGTTGTTAAGAAAGCTTCAGATGGAAAGGAAGCAGAAAAAATCCTCGAGACTGATAAGATAGATCTCGCAGTTATTGACATTATGATGCCCCATATAGATGGATGGCAACTATGCGAAGAAATTAGAGCTTATTACGATATTCCAGTTCTCATGGTTTCGGCAAGAGGGCAGGCCTCTGATAAAGTGAAAGGTTTTAAACTTGGAACTGATGATTATGTCGTCAAACCATTTGATCCTATTGAACTTGTTATGCGCGTAAAAGCATTATTACGGAGATACCACATTCAAAGTGCGAAGAATTTATCAATAGGGTTATTTAAAATGGATGCAGAATCATTTGAAGTAGCACTTGGAAAGGAGAAAATTTCTTTGCCAAAAAAGGAGTTTGAACTTCTGTTTAAATTAGCCAGCACTCCAGGTAAGATTTTCACGCGAAACCAATTGATTGAATCAATATGGGGTTATGATTTTCAAGGAGACGATCGAACGATAGATGTTCATGTTAAACGAATCAGAGAGAGGTTTAATAGTAGGGACACCCCTTTTGTTATTAAAACTATGCGTGGACTGGGGTATCGACTGGAGTTAATCAAATGAAGCGATCGATCTATCTCAGGAGTGTCGTTATCTATATAGGGGTCGTTTTGATTAGTCTCATTCTTTCTTTTTGGATTATGAATGTTTTTTATATTGATACCATCCGAGAGCGTCTCCAAGAAGACATTACAGAAGTTGGACGTCAAACGATCACCTTATATGAGAATTCCAATTATACGGATCCAGTTGAATTTATCGCTAATATCCCTACGTTTAACTATAATCTCATCATTTACGATGAATCTGGTAAAGCGCTCAATCCTAATGACAACGGGCAGTGGGGAACCTCCAATGACCAAATTAAAAAGGTGTTGAACGGTGGAGTTGTTCGTGTGAATGATCGGTCAGTTTCCCCTCCGTCACAACTAAATGTTGGTTTACCATTTCAGGACAACGAAAGTCGGTATGCTCTATTTATTAGACCTGACCTTTCATTTGAAGAAAATACGATTAAACGAGTGATGCTAACGACATTATTACTTGTCCTTATAATTGGAAGCTCCATCTTTGTCATATTAATGAGGTATGTCGTTCGTCCAATTCAACACCTGACAGAAGCGACAAAAAAAGTAGCTGTAGGTGATTTTACTGTTCGAATAAATAGTGAACGTCATGATGAGATTGGTGACCTTTCAAGAAGTTTTGATCACATGGCGCACGATTTAAGTCATCTAGAAGAAATGCGTCAGGAATTCGTAGCAAATGTTTCTCATGAAATACAGTCTCCACTTACTTCGATCGGGGGCTATGCTAGGGTATTGCAGGATAACATGTTAGAGGAGGTTGAGAGAAAGAAATACCTTAGTATTATTCAAAAAGAAACAGAACGCTTATCTAAATTAAGCGAAAACCTTTTGAAAATGACGACACTTGATGCGGATGATCCTATATTTCACCTTAGAAGCTATTCAATTGATGAACAGCTCAGGGAAGTGATTGTATCTCTTGAAGCGATGTGGGCTGAAAAAGGGATTGAGGTTGAAGTTGATTTGAAGGAAGTACAAATCGAAGCCGATTATGATCAACTAAGCCAGGTTTGGATAAATTTACTATCAAATAGTATTCGGTATACGGATTCAAATGGTGTTATCTCTATTCAAATGATAGATAAAGTAGAAGAAGTGATCGTAGAAGTAAGAGATACAGGGAGTGGTATACCGGAAGAAGACCAAGCTTATGTATTTGACCGTTTTTATAAAGCGGATAAAGCAAGATCGGGTAATGGAGGTAGCGGTCTTGGCCTTGCGATTGTTCAACGAATCGTTCATCTTCATCAAGGGAATATTTTGCTTGAAAGTAAGGTAGGCATTGGTACAACGATCACTATTACACTCCCTAAACTGAAAAAGCGAGAAGAAACGTAAGTGTTTCTTTTCGCTTTTTCTATTTATTCCTAGTGATAAATTTACGCAAAGATTTGCGGTTGGGAGATGGAGATAATAAACAGCACTAAAAGATAACAAATGTTTGTTCATAATGCGTTCATTTTCGCGTCGTATACTGATGTCAGATCAAGAAGGAGTGAATGAGATGAAATTTCTTACTAGATTTAGTTTAAAGAATACGATTGGTGTTTTGCTATTGACGATTCTTGTATTGGCAGCTGGAATCATTTCTACTAATCAGATAAAAGTAGAGACTTATCCCGATGTCACATTCCCTGCGCTTATTATTCAAGGGGTCTATCCGGGTGCTTCAGCAGAGGCAGTTGAACAGGAAGTGACGACCCCCGTGGAAGATCTACTCGAAAATAGCACGAAATATGATGACTTAACGAGTACATCTTCTGAAAATGCCAGCACCATTTCTCTCATGTATCCGTTTGGTACGGATATTGAGGAGACGAAACGAGAACTTGAAGATATCGTTTCGAAAGCGGATCTTCCAGAAGAAGCCGAAGTTAAGGTCATCAGCATGTCCGCAGGAGCGAGGCCAGTGTATGAAGCTGCGCTCTCATCAGAAGATGCGGATGCTCTGCAACAAAAGCTTGAAGATGTGATTGTTCCAGAGCTTGAAGGCCTTGCAGGAGTGAATAGTGTAAGTTTAAGCGGAGCAAAGGAAACGACACTCTCTATTAAAGTGAATGAAGAGAAGGCAAGTGAGTATGGGCTAACATTAAATGATATTAAAGATAAATTAACACAGAGCGAGTATAGCCTTCCTCTTGGATCAGTTGACGACGAAGACACGACGATTCCAGTCAAACTACAAGGCTCTATTGACTCCCTTAAAAAATTAAAAAACACAAAATTTGCAATTGAAAGCAGTCAGTCACCACAAGGGGCACAGCAAAATTCACCACAAGATAGTAAGGAAGTTGTTCTTAAGGATTTTGCTGACGTTACGGAAGCATCAGAGAAGAATGAAATTTCTAGGTTTAATGGACAGGAAAGCTTTCTCATTCAGGTAACAAAAAGTCAGGATGAAAATACGAAGGACGTTGTCGATAAAGTGAAAGAAGTCCTTGGTGAATATGAGACAGATGATGTGCAGTTATTTACCATCCTTGATCAAGGTGAAGAAGTAGAAAAATCAATTTCTTCTCT
The sequence above is drawn from the Pseudalkalibacillus hwajinpoensis genome and encodes:
- a CDS encoding sensor histidine kinase, with amino-acid sequence MKRSIYLRSVVIYIGVVLISLILSFWIMNVFYIDTIRERLQEDITEVGRQTITLYENSNYTDPVEFIANIPTFNYNLIIYDESGKALNPNDNGQWGTSNDQIKKVLNGGVVRVNDRSVSPPSQLNVGLPFQDNESRYALFIRPDLSFEENTIKRVMLTTLLLVLIIGSSIFVILMRYVVRPIQHLTEATKKVAVGDFTVRINSERHDEIGDLSRSFDHMAHDLSHLEEMRQEFVANVSHEIQSPLTSIGGYARVLQDNMLEEVERKKYLSIIQKETERLSKLSENLLKMTTLDADDPIFHLRSYSIDEQLREVIVSLEAMWAEKGIEVEVDLKEVQIEADYDQLSQVWINLLSNSIRYTDSNGVISIQMIDKVEEVIVEVRDTGSGIPEEDQAYVFDRFYKADKARSGNGGSGLGLAIVQRIVHLHQGNILLESKVGIGTTITITLPKLKKREET
- a CDS encoding response regulator transcription factor, which codes for MITILLADDDPNILNLMALYIEKEGFVVKKASDGKEAEKILETDKIDLAVIDIMMPHIDGWQLCEEIRAYYDIPVLMVSARGQASDKVKGFKLGTDDYVVKPFDPIELVMRVKALLRRYHIQSAKNLSIGLFKMDAESFEVALGKEKISLPKKEFELLFKLASTPGKIFTRNQLIESIWGYDFQGDDRTIDVHVKRIRERFNSRDTPFVIKTMRGLGYRLELIK
- a CDS encoding diguanylate cyclase, with the protein product MQLIHDFFVNMMIILALLFIYYQFFREENLAPTSSLKRKFLSGLYAGIIGVFLMIYSIQVDATTIVDLRHIPLLLVTLYGGPVPGVIALIVIQITRFIIGINLSSFVSLGLLTSLYIGYLIFREWKVGIFIKALWMLLYSNLVFSILIVYLLLDIKSLFSEINVLFWITSTVTGVMAIYTTEHLRKINHLFKEYKKSATIDPLTGLNNVRSFDDALNRAIQEATANDEKPLSLLVIDIDHFKKVNDTYGHASGDIVLTQFGKTLRSAARLNDIVSRNGGEEFTILLGDCTNREALEIGERVRSLIEENSFAINKDVSIHITASLGASTFPETVQSPAQLYREADEALYHAKRSGRNRICSNEQTMKVYEY